TTCAGGCGGGGGTCGAGGCCCGAGGGGTCGACCCGGCTCAGGCGGGTCAACTTCCGCCCGCCGTGCGGGAGTTCTACGCCCAGGACGGGAGCGGACGCTAGGAGTCGAGGCCGATCGCGAACGCCGCTTCGAGGTCGTGCTGCGAGTACGTACGGAACGCGACATGCGTGTCCGTCCCCTCCACGCCCGGGATCTTGCTGATCTTGCCGGGGATGACGTCGGCCAGGTCGTCGTGGCGCGTGACGCGCACCATGGCGATCAGGTCGTACGTACCGGTCACGGAGAAGACCTCGCTGACACAGTCGAGGGCGGCGATCGACTCGGCGATCTCCGGGATCCGGTCCACGCTGGTCTTGATGAGCACGATCGCGGTGATCACGGCTGACTGTCTCCCTCGGTAACCGGTGCTGGCTTCTTCACTCTAGCTGTCCTCCTGTAGCGCCCCCATGCGTACAGAAAGCCGAGGGAGAACCCGACCAGGTGGGCCAGATACGCCACCCCCGGCCCCTGCGCGCCCTGCCAGGCCGCGAGCCACTGCAGTACCACCCAGAACGGCAGCACCACCCAGGCCGGAAACCGCAGCGGCAGGAAGAAGAGGAACGGGAAGAGGCTGGTGACCCGCGCCTTGGGGAAGAGACGGAGAAAGGCACCGAGCACCGCGGAGATCGCCCCCGACGCGCCCACCAGGGTCTGATGCGAGCCCGCGTGCGCGACCGCGTACGCGAACAGGGCGAGATAGCCGCAGCCGACATAGAAGAACGCGAACTGGAGGTGTCCCATCCGCTCCTCGGTCATCGCCCCGAAGACGAAGAGGAACAGCATGTTGCCCAGCAGATGCAGCCAGCTCCCGTGCACGAAGAGCGCGGTGGCCGGGGCGAGCACGGGCCGCAGCGCCCCGCTGAACAGCTCCGAGGGGACCACGCCCCAGCGCTCGAAGTAGTCCTGCTGTGCGGCGAGCAGCTCATCGCCGGTGCCGTACCCGGGATTGAGCCCCGACACGGGCGAGATCACGAAGACCAGACAGCAGACGGCGATCAGTCCGTACGTCACCGGGGCGGACTGCCCCCTGAGCATCCGGCCCGCCGTCGAACCCCATGTCTTGATCATGAACAGAGCATGACGTAAGTGCAGCAAACCGTACAGACCGCCCCGCCGCGTGGGAGGCCGCCGCATGGAGACCCTTACAGGCCTTAGGGTTACGGGCACCACGCACCATGGAATTCCGAAGGAAAGCGAACAGCCACGATGACGGTTCCTCTGCCGACCGACACCACCCGGTGGCGCTGCGCGCTCTGCGGCAACCTCACGCGTTTCGACGTGACCCGCACGTCGAAGGTCGTCGAATATGTGCACCTCGACCTGGCCGGTGAGTCGAACGTCGAGGAACGCGAGGTGGTCAGTGAGACCATCGAGTCGGTGCGCTGCCGCTGGTGCAACGCGGTGGACCAGGTGGAACTCGTGGACAGGCCGGGCGCCGGCTCCTGAGGGAGCGGGCCCCGCACAGCTAGTGGGGTGACGGATGGTGGAGAGCGCAAGCGGGGAGCCGGACGACGGCACCGCTGAGGTGCTCGACCGCCCGCTGCCCGACGGAGTGCGACGGCGGGTCGTCCAGATCGTCTCGGACGGCTTCGGCGGGCTCACGGTCAGCGAACTGCCCGCACAGCTGCGGCAGTACGCCCGCTTCACGCCGACCCGGCGGACGAAGTTCGCGGGCAACGCGATGGCGGCGGCCCTGGAGGGCGACGCGCTCTTCCGGCAGCGCATCGGCGAACGTCTCAGAGAGGCGCAGCCCGAGCTCACCGGCGCCCTGGACGCGGGCTCACCGCCCCCGGCCGCGGACCCCCTCGATGTGGCGGCCGCGGCCTATGTACTGCGTCCCACCGGATGGGTGAAGCTGGTGACCGCCGCGGGTGAGGAAGCCCTGCGGGCGGACGCCGAGCGCGTCGAGGACGAGACCCGCGCCGAGCTCGAACGGCTGCGCCAGGAACTCTCCGCGGCCCGCGGCCAGACGAAGGCCGAGACCGAACGGCTGCGCACGGAGCTGGAGTCGGCGAAGAAGGAAGCCGAATCGATGCATCGCAAGCTGCGCGGTGCCCTCAGTGACGTCAAGCGCGGTGAGGCCGCCCTGCGCAAGGCCGCCGCCGAGTACGACGCCGCACGCGCCGATGGCCAGGCGCAGCTGTCCGCCGCCGAGAGCGAGTCCCGGCGGCTCAAGGCGCGGCTGAGCGAGACCGAGGCCGCCCTAGAGGCCAGCCGCAGGGCGGCGCGCGAGGGCCGCAGCGTCGAGGACATGCGGGTGCGGCTGCTGCTCGACACGGTCCTGGAGTCCGCCCAGGGGCTGCGCCGCGAACTGGCCCTGCCGCCCGTCTCCGTGCGGCCCGCGGAGACCGTGGACGCCGTCGAGCCGGGGCGGATGACGCCCAAGGACATCGCCGCCCGCGCGCTCTCCGAGAACGATCCGGCCATCCTCGACCAGCTGCTCGCGCTGCCGCAGGCGCACATGGTCGTGGACGGCTACAACGTCACCAAGACGGGCTATCCGACGATGCCCCTGGAGAAGCAGCGGCTGCGGCTGCTCGGCTCGCTCTCGCAGCTCGCCGCGCAGACCGGCGCCGAGATGACCTGCGTCTTCGACGGGGCCGAACTCGCCGCGCCCGTACTGCTCGCGCCGCCGCGCGGGGTACGGGTGCTGTTCTCCAAGCCGGGCGTCACCGCGGACGAACTGATCCGCCAGCTGGTGCGCGCCGAGCCTCCCGGGCGCCCCGTGGTCGTCGTCTCGACCGACCGCGAAGTGGCCGACGGGATCGCGAAGGCGGGGGCGCGGCCGGTCGCTTCGGCCGTGCTCCTGAAGCGGCTTTCGCGGGGCTGACGCAGGCCGCTTTCGCGGGGCTGACGCACGTCGCTTTCGCGGGGCTAAGGGTCGCAAGTAACTCCTGTTCCCTATGCCCGAATTGAGATGCCGTCTTCGCGACGCAGCGTCAATCCCCCCTCACCGCCTGTGTGATATCGGTAAAATATGCGCCGGGCACCCCACTTTTTGCCCTTCAGGATTTGAACTGATCACAAGGAGGTCACTAAGGTCACGGCTCGAACCTCCGCTCGGTTGATCACCCATCCGGGGTGACAGCGGCGGTACCCGCCCACCGGATCTCGGTAGGCGGCTGGAGGAAGAAGGAGCCGCCTTCGTGGCGTCCCATCGTCGACCCAAGCAGCCGAGTCGAGCCCGCGTGACCGTGCTCACCGCGACCGCCGCCGCTGCCGTGGCACTCACCTCCCAGGCCGCCAACGCGGCGCCCAGCGAGAAGCCGAGCAAGGACGAGGTCAAGTCCAAGGTCGACAAGCTCTACGAAGACGCCGGCCGGGCCACCGACCGGTACAACGGCGCCAAGGAGAAGCAGGAGAAGCTCGAGAAGGAGATCGGCGAGCTTCAGGACAAGGTCGCCCGCGGCCAGGAGGACCTCAACGACCTCCGCGGCGGGCTCGGTTCGATGGCCAGCGCGCAGTACCGCACCGGCGGCATCGATCCCTCCGTCCAGCTCTTCCTCTCCGCCGACCCGGACGACTACCTCGACAAGGCGTCCACCATGGACCAGTTGAGCGGTCAGCAGGTCGAGGCGCTCAAGAAGGTCCAGGAGAAGCAGCGGACCCTCGCGCAGGAGCGCAAGGAGGCTTCCGACAAGCTCAAGGACCTCGCCGACACGCGCAAGGAACTGGGCAAGAAGAAGAAGGAAGTCCAGAGCAAGCTCGGCGCCGCCCAGAAGCTGCTCAACACCCTCAGCGCCAAGGAGAAGGCGGACCTCGCCGCCAAGGAGCAGCGCGCCAGCCGCAGCGCCGGCGACCGCGTGGACCTCGGCAAGGAGGTCCCGGCATCGCAGCGCGGCCAGGCCGCCCTGAGCGCCGCCGCCACGCAGCTCGGCAAGCCCTACGTCTCCGGCGGCAGCGGCCCCAACTCCTACGACTGCTCCGGCCTCACGCAGTGGGCGTACAACCAGGCCGGTGTGCAGATCACCCGGACCACGTACACCCAGCAGAACGACGGCACGAAGATCGGTCGCGGCGAGCTGAAGCCCGGCGACCTGGTGTTCTTCAACAGCCTGGCGCACGTCGGCTTCTACGCGGGCAACGGCCAGATCCTGCACGCTCCCAAGCCGGGCGCCGTGGTGCGCTACGAGTCGATGTCCACCGTCGGCTCCTTCCAGTTCGGCGTCCGCATCTGAAACGACCGGCGTGCCGCCCAAACGGGCGAATTCCGGTAACTCGAGCTGACCCCACGCCCCGTCGGTGACCTGCGTCTCCGGCGGGGCGTCACTTTGCGTACACGGCGGGGTCTTTGGCCGTGACGTGATCCCACGGCTACTGTCGCGCCCATTCCCCCGACGGATCGGGGGGACTTCCCCCGGTTCGTCCATTGTCCGGGGGTCCGTCAGCGGAGGGAGAGCGGCTTCCCGTGGGGTCCCATCGTCGTCCCGCGCTGTCCGGCCTTGACCGGAGCACGCGCGTAACCGTCCTGTCAGCCGCCGCGGCCACCGCCGCGGCCGCCCTCGCCGCCACACCGGCCGGCGCCGCACCTCAGGACACCCCGGCGACCACCAAGGCCAAGGTGGACCGCCTCTTCGAGGAGGCCGAGCAGGCCACCGAGGCGTACAACAAGGCCGACGAGCGCGCGGACACGCTGCGCGAGCAGGTCGAGCGGGCCAAGGACAGCGTCGCCCGCGGCCAGGAGCGCATCAACACGATGCGCGGCGCGCTCGGTTCGCTCGCCGGGGCGCAGTACCGCTCGGGCGGCATCGACCCCTCCGTCGCCCTGATGCTCTCCTCCGACCCGGACGGCTATCTGGAGAAGGCGGCGGCGCTCGACCGCATCAGCGCTCGGCAGGCAGGCGAACTGACCGACCTGCAGAAGGCCCAGCGCAGCCTCGCGCAGGAGCGCACGGAAGCCGGCCGCAAGCTCCTTGAGCTGGAGAAGAGCCGCACCGCCGTGGCCCGCCACAAGCGGAGCGTCGAACACAAGCTCGCCAAGGCGCGCAAGCTGCTCAACTCCCTGTCCTCGCGGGACCGCGAGGAGTACGACAGGACGTCGCGCTCGGGGCGTGACGAGATGCCGGACCTCGGCAGCGCCGGGCCCACCTCGGGGCGGGCCGCCGCCGCTCTCGCGGCGGCGCGGTCGGCGATCGGCCGCCCCTACGTGTGGGGCGCCAACGGCCCGTCCGGATTCGACTGTTCGGGCCTCACCCAGTGGTCGTACGCGCAGGCGGGCGTCGGCCTGCCGCGCACCTCGCAGGCCCAGCGGTACGCGGGACGCCAGGTGCCCCTGTCCCAGGCGAAGCCCGGTGACCTGGTCGCCTACCGCGACGACGCCAGCCACATCGGGATGTACGTCGGCAACGGCCAGGTCGTGCACGCGCCCTACCCCGGCGCCCCCGTGCGATACGACCCCGTCGGCATGATGCCGGTGTCGTCGGTGACGCGGATCTGACCGGCGGTCCGCCGCCCGCTGCCCGTACGATCTGAAACGTGGCTGGTCGCGGGCGTGGGTCGTGGGTGCTGGGGATCTGTTT
This Streptomyces sp. NBC_01283 DNA region includes the following protein-coding sequences:
- a CDS encoding Lrp/AsnC family transcriptional regulator, producing the protein MITAIVLIKTSVDRIPEIAESIAALDCVSEVFSVTGTYDLIAMVRVTRHDDLADVIPGKISKIPGVEGTDTHVAFRTYSQHDLEAAFAIGLDS
- a CDS encoding rhomboid family intramembrane serine protease, producing the protein MIKTWGSTAGRMLRGQSAPVTYGLIAVCCLVFVISPVSGLNPGYGTGDELLAAQQDYFERWGVVPSELFSGALRPVLAPATALFVHGSWLHLLGNMLFLFVFGAMTEERMGHLQFAFFYVGCGYLALFAYAVAHAGSHQTLVGASGAISAVLGAFLRLFPKARVTSLFPFLFFLPLRFPAWVVLPFWVVLQWLAAWQGAQGPGVAYLAHLVGFSLGFLYAWGRYRRTARVKKPAPVTEGDSQP
- a CDS encoding NYN domain-containing protein encodes the protein MVESASGEPDDGTAEVLDRPLPDGVRRRVVQIVSDGFGGLTVSELPAQLRQYARFTPTRRTKFAGNAMAAALEGDALFRQRIGERLREAQPELTGALDAGSPPPAADPLDVAAAAYVLRPTGWVKLVTAAGEEALRADAERVEDETRAELERLRQELSAARGQTKAETERLRTELESAKKEAESMHRKLRGALSDVKRGEAALRKAAAEYDAARADGQAQLSAAESESRRLKARLSETEAALEASRRAAREGRSVEDMRVRLLLDTVLESAQGLRRELALPPVSVRPAETVDAVEPGRMTPKDIAARALSENDPAILDQLLALPQAHMVVDGYNVTKTGYPTMPLEKQRLRLLGSLSQLAAQTGAEMTCVFDGAELAAPVLLAPPRGVRVLFSKPGVTADELIRQLVRAEPPGRPVVVVSTDREVADGIAKAGARPVASAVLLKRLSRG
- a CDS encoding NlpC/P60 family protein; translation: MASHRRPKQPSRARVTVLTATAAAAVALTSQAANAAPSEKPSKDEVKSKVDKLYEDAGRATDRYNGAKEKQEKLEKEIGELQDKVARGQEDLNDLRGGLGSMASAQYRTGGIDPSVQLFLSADPDDYLDKASTMDQLSGQQVEALKKVQEKQRTLAQERKEASDKLKDLADTRKELGKKKKEVQSKLGAAQKLLNTLSAKEKADLAAKEQRASRSAGDRVDLGKEVPASQRGQAALSAAATQLGKPYVSGGSGPNSYDCSGLTQWAYNQAGVQITRTTYTQQNDGTKIGRGELKPGDLVFFNSLAHVGFYAGNGQILHAPKPGAVVRYESMSTVGSFQFGVRI
- a CDS encoding NlpC/P60 family protein; the encoded protein is MGSHRRPALSGLDRSTRVTVLSAAAATAAAALAATPAGAAPQDTPATTKAKVDRLFEEAEQATEAYNKADERADTLREQVERAKDSVARGQERINTMRGALGSLAGAQYRSGGIDPSVALMLSSDPDGYLEKAAALDRISARQAGELTDLQKAQRSLAQERTEAGRKLLELEKSRTAVARHKRSVEHKLAKARKLLNSLSSRDREEYDRTSRSGRDEMPDLGSAGPTSGRAAAALAAARSAIGRPYVWGANGPSGFDCSGLTQWSYAQAGVGLPRTSQAQRYAGRQVPLSQAKPGDLVAYRDDASHIGMYVGNGQVVHAPYPGAPVRYDPVGMMPVSSVTRI